A region of Pirellulales bacterium DNA encodes the following proteins:
- a CDS encoding amino acid ABC transporter ATP-binding protein encodes MVPMIETRALCKRHGLLEVLRGVSLSVAEGEVAVIVGPSGGGKSTFLRCLNGLDTFEAGEVRVGPHQLTPGLNGRQQAALLQQIRRQVGMVFQQFNLFPHLSVLQNVMEAPVRVLRLPRDQAATRAKALLDRVGLGDKLNQRPDRLSGGQQQRVAIARALAMEPRAMLFDEPTSALDPRMTAEVLAVLADLAASGQTMVVVTHAMHFARRAAHQVHVFQDGLVLESGPPAQIFENPNQPATAEFLRNQD; translated from the coding sequence ATGGTCCCGATGATTGAAACTCGCGCGTTGTGCAAGCGGCACGGCCTGCTCGAGGTGTTGCGCGGCGTGTCGCTCTCCGTGGCCGAGGGGGAGGTGGCTGTGATTGTCGGGCCATCGGGCGGCGGCAAGAGCACGTTTCTTCGCTGCTTGAATGGGCTCGACACGTTCGAGGCCGGTGAAGTGCGCGTCGGGCCACACCAACTGACGCCCGGCCTCAACGGCCGGCAGCAAGCGGCGCTTTTGCAGCAGATTCGCCGGCAGGTGGGGATGGTCTTTCAGCAGTTCAATTTGTTTCCGCACCTGAGCGTGCTGCAAAACGTGATGGAAGCGCCCGTGCGGGTGTTGCGGCTGCCGCGAGACCAAGCCGCCACTCGCGCGAAGGCACTGCTCGACCGTGTCGGGCTGGGCGACAAGTTGAATCAGCGGCCCGATCGGCTCTCAGGCGGGCAGCAGCAGCGGGTGGCGATTGCCCGGGCGTTGGCGATGGAACCGCGGGCGATGCTTTTCGATGAACCCACGAGCGCGCTCGATCCGCGCATGACGGCCGAGGTGCTGGCGGTGTTGGCCGACCTGGCGGCATCGGGCCAGACGATGGTGGTGGTGACGCATGCGATGCACTTCGCCCGCCGGGCGGCGCATCAGGTGCACGTGTTTCAAGACGGATTGGTTCTCGAATCCGGCCCGCCGGCACAGATTTTCGAAAACCCGAACCAGCCCGCGACCGCCGAATTTTTGCGGAACCAGGATTGA
- a CDS encoding PQQ-binding-like beta-propeller repeat protein, with product MVFVIRGRAALATCLTASLFVCLAVASQSSGSTEGNWPQWRGPNRDNVSTETGLLKKWPVDGPPLAWTAKDLGIGFSGVSVQNGRIYTMGERDTGETPKPKETAAAKDQDTKGKHKKGRKADRGGKRQFVVALNEADGKQLWATPIGTAENNGGGYSGPRCTPAADGAHVYALGIDGDLACLDSATGEIVWKKSYTKDFDGRMMTGWGYAESPLVDGDRLICTPGGKKDTMVALDKLTGKTIWTCAAADFGHKGKDGAAYSSIVISHGAGVKQYVQLIGHGLIGVRADDGQFLWGYDKVANGTANIPTPIVRGDYVFDSTGYQTGAALLKLTAEGSGVKAEEVYFLDHTKLQIHHGGMVLVGGYLYGGHGHNAGAPVCVDFLTGKIEWKENHGPGSGSAAVACADGRLYFRYQDGTMALIDCTPKEYKLVSSFKIPDVSTPSWPHPVIAGGRMYIRDQQRLLCYDLKASDAK from the coding sequence ATGGTTTTTGTCATTCGTGGCCGCGCTGCTTTGGCAACGTGTCTGACGGCCTCATTGTTTGTTTGCCTGGCCGTGGCATCGCAATCCAGTGGTTCGACCGAGGGGAATTGGCCTCAATGGCGCGGCCCGAATCGCGACAATGTTTCCACGGAAACCGGGCTGCTGAAGAAATGGCCCGTCGATGGGCCACCGTTGGCTTGGACCGCGAAAGATTTGGGCATCGGCTTTTCCGGCGTCTCGGTTCAAAACGGCCGTATCTACACGATGGGCGAGCGAGACACCGGCGAAACGCCGAAGCCGAAGGAAACCGCCGCGGCCAAGGATCAGGATACCAAGGGAAAACATAAGAAGGGGCGCAAAGCAGATCGCGGCGGCAAACGGCAATTCGTCGTCGCTTTGAACGAAGCCGACGGCAAGCAACTCTGGGCCACGCCGATCGGCACGGCCGAGAACAACGGCGGCGGTTATTCCGGGCCGCGTTGCACCCCCGCCGCCGACGGCGCGCACGTCTACGCCCTCGGCATTGACGGCGATCTGGCCTGCCTCGATTCCGCCACGGGCGAAATCGTGTGGAAGAAAAGCTACACCAAAGATTTCGATGGCCGGATGATGACCGGCTGGGGATATGCCGAATCGCCGCTGGTCGACGGCGACCGCCTGATCTGCACCCCCGGCGGAAAGAAAGACACAATGGTCGCCCTCGACAAACTCACCGGCAAAACGATCTGGACCTGCGCCGCCGCCGATTTTGGCCACAAGGGAAAAGACGGGGCCGCCTATTCGTCGATCGTCATCAGCCACGGCGCCGGCGTAAAGCAATATGTTCAACTGATCGGCCATGGGTTGATCGGCGTTCGGGCCGACGACGGCCAATTCCTCTGGGGCTACGACAAAGTGGCCAACGGCACGGCCAACATTCCCACGCCCATCGTCCGCGGCGATTATGTGTTCGATTCGACCGGCTATCAAACCGGCGCTGCATTGTTGAAACTGACGGCCGAAGGAAGCGGCGTGAAGGCCGAAGAAGTTTACTTCCTCGACCACACGAAGCTGCAAATCCACCACGGCGGCATGGTGCTGGTGGGCGGCTATCTCTACGGCGGCCATGGCCACAACGCCGGCGCCCCGGTATGCGTCGATTTCCTCACCGGCAAAATCGAATGGAAAGAGAACCATGGGCCGGGAAGCGGTTCGGCCGCCGTGGCCTGCGCCGATGGCCGGCTCTATTTCCGCTATCAAGACGGCACGATGGCCCTGATCGATTGCACGCCGAAAGAATACAAGCTGGTAAGCAGCTTCAAAATCCCCGATGTTTCCACGCCAAGCTGGCCGCACCCCGTCATCGCCGGCGGCCGAATGTATATCCGCGATCAGCAGCGTTTGCTCTGCTACGACTTGAAAGCGTCGGACGCGAAATAG
- a CDS encoding ABC transporter substrate-binding protein/permease has product MTAATGPHPDKMVRGTNNNAMPKRFSFAAFLCVSVFGGLTLSAAKPARADVLDQIQKQGELRWGGDENGGGPYVFPDEKDPNTIRGFEVELADMLAKSLGGKATFIQGDWEKVPELIDSGRIDIAMNGYELTPDRQRRYLCSVPYYVYGFQLLVRANSPYHSWADLEGDKKRRPKIGALVGSAALAYLRTIPNIQAISYDGTTDSMNQVVGGVDDGTLQDDPTAIYYADQFPELRRVGRPVSEGYYVVLMGKQETKLKQAIDNALEQFIHDGQLKSLYDHWNLSGKAQMLALGDLRGVAAPTAYPSFADILRNNWRILLEAAGMTVILSVLSMPLAVLIGISVACGRMYGPWLVAKPLGLYVELLRGTPLMLQLYAIFFLLPKIGVALPALAAAIAGLAINYSAYEAEIYRAGLQAVPRGQMEAALSLGMSRPLAIWRIILPQAFRIVIPPVTNDFIALFKDTSVCSVVTVVELTKEYDILAMSTGAIVQLAIVTATLYMLMSYPLSVFARWSERRLANA; this is encoded by the coding sequence TTGACAGCGGCAACCGGCCCGCATCCCGACAAGATGGTCCGCGGTACCAACAACAACGCCATGCCGAAGCGGTTTTCCTTTGCAGCGTTTCTTTGCGTGTCCGTCTTCGGCGGCCTTACCCTGTCGGCTGCCAAGCCGGCACGGGCCGATGTGCTCGACCAGATTCAGAAGCAGGGCGAACTCCGTTGGGGCGGCGACGAGAACGGCGGCGGGCCCTACGTCTTTCCCGATGAAAAGGATCCGAACACGATTCGTGGCTTCGAAGTCGAATTGGCCGACATGCTCGCCAAAAGTCTGGGGGGCAAAGCCACGTTCATCCAGGGCGATTGGGAAAAGGTGCCGGAGCTAATCGATTCCGGGCGGATCGATATCGCGATGAACGGCTACGAATTGACGCCCGATCGCCAGCGGCGGTATCTCTGCAGTGTGCCCTACTACGTCTATGGGTTTCAACTCTTGGTGCGTGCCAACAGCCCCTATCATTCTTGGGCAGACCTTGAAGGCGATAAAAAACGGCGGCCAAAAATCGGGGCCCTCGTCGGCTCGGCTGCGCTCGCTTATCTGCGAACGATTCCGAACATCCAGGCAATTAGCTACGACGGCACCACCGATTCGATGAACCAGGTGGTCGGTGGCGTCGATGATGGCACGCTGCAAGACGATCCCACGGCAATTTACTACGCCGACCAGTTTCCCGAGCTGCGCCGCGTCGGCCGGCCGGTGAGCGAGGGCTACTACGTCGTCTTGATGGGCAAACAGGAAACCAAGCTCAAGCAAGCGATCGACAACGCGCTCGAACAGTTTATCCATGACGGACAACTCAAATCGCTCTACGACCACTGGAACCTGTCGGGCAAAGCCCAAATGCTGGCGCTCGGCGATCTGCGCGGCGTGGCCGCGCCGACCGCTTACCCGTCGTTCGCCGATATTTTGCGCAACAATTGGCGAATTCTGTTGGAAGCGGCGGGCATGACCGTCATTCTCTCGGTCCTGTCGATGCCGCTAGCAGTGCTGATCGGAATTTCGGTTGCCTGCGGGCGGATGTATGGCCCGTGGCTGGTCGCCAAGCCGCTCGGTTTGTATGTCGAACTGCTCCGCGGTACGCCGCTGATGCTGCAGTTGTATGCGATTTTCTTTTTGTTGCCGAAGATCGGCGTTGCCCTGCCGGCATTGGCCGCCGCCATCGCGGGGCTGGCGATCAACTATTCGGCGTATGAAGCGGAAATTTATCGGGCCGGCCTGCAAGCCGTGCCGCGCGGGCAAATGGAGGCGGCGCTATCGCTGGGCATGAGCCGGCCGTTGGCGATCTGGCGAATCATCCTGCCGCAGGCCTTTCGGATCGTCATTCCGCCGGTGACCAACGATTTCATCGCGCTGTTCAAAGACACGTCGGTGTGTTCGGTGGTCACGGTGGTCGAGCTGACGAAGGAATACGACATCCTGGCGATGAGCACCGGCGCGATCGTGCAGCTCGCGATCGTCACCGCGACGCTGTACATGCTGATGAGCTACCCGCTGTCGGTTTTCGCCCGCTGGAGCGAACGACGATTGGCAAATGCCTAA